From Anomalospiza imberbis isolate Cuckoo-Finch-1a 21T00152 chromosome 6, ASM3175350v1, whole genome shotgun sequence, one genomic window encodes:
- the LOC137476023 gene encoding tumor necrosis factor receptor superfamily member 26-like, with amino-acid sequence MGAVMGAGRAVGLLLVVLLTMPRARANCGEREYFHQGLCCVFCEAGTFVADHCSASHLKGKCDPCKEGKGFTAHANGLEGCLPCRQCREDQITLRPCTLTQNAECQCKQGYFCDDEGCEVCQRIGQKYPNGKEIQLNSTDTADPDLTYQGTQIPLSLVCWVCGFRLATPE; translated from the exons ATGGGTGCCGTCATGGGAGCCGGCCGAGcggtggggctgctgctg GTTGTGCTACTGACGATGCCTAGAGCTCGAGCGAACTGTGGGGAGAGAGAGTACTTCCACCAAGGTCTCTGCTGTGTATTTTGTGAAGCAG GTACCTTTGTTGCTGATCACTGCAGTGCTTCgcatttgaaaggaaaatgtgacccttgcaaggaaggaaaaggcTTTACTGCCCATGCAAACGGCTTGGAGGGATGCTTGCCTTGCAGACAGTGCAGAGAGG atcaGATAACTCTGAGACCCTGTACTCTGACACAGAATGCCGAGTGCCAGTGCAAACAAGGGTATTTCTGTGATGATGAGGGCTGTGAAGTGTGTCAGAGAATTGGTCAAAA GTATCCTAATGGGAAAGAAATCCAGCTGAATTCCACTGATACTGCAGACCCAGACTTAACCTATCAAGGTACACAAATCCCACTCAGCTTGGTTTGTTGGGTCTGTGGCTTCAGGCTAGCAACACCAGAGTAG